ataaaaatgacaaaaattataaagatgtcaaaaatgacaaaaattacaaaaacgacaaaaatgacagaaatgacagaaaatgacaaaaacaacaaaaatcacaaaaattacaaaaacgataagaatgccaaaaatttcatctaaaagtgacacaaaaaccTTATATTCTTGtatgaattttagaaaaaatccaaTGGGATCGAAATTcggtttgaaaattcaaaaattcaattgaaatagcAACAAAAGAATGGaatataaagtaaaaaaaatcaaattatttgaatcCGAGTCTGTAATCTCAACTTgctttctaaatttgaattctcaaATCGTATACATAACCTGACTTCAGGATCCTTATattaaatctgaattcggaatttaACCTAAATATACTCTATtccaaaagttttattttttttaacgcaaGTATTTTCCTTAACCTGAATTAATAGTTCATTGTAACTGATAGGCTACgtttaagttaataaattacaaattacaaattacaaattacagtTCATACTGAATCATCGCTACCCCCTCTAAAAACTCCAAGTCACTAGCCTCTGTTCTGGACTGTCATCGTTTATCGTTGAGTTCACGCACACATTCAAGCGCTTTGTTTTCATGCGGAATTCATGTGTAGGGTTTTCAGACATTATTTCTCATCGATTTGCGGTGTACCaaaagtttttgtttcgtaTCTGCGGTGGCTCTTATTAAATAATTATACGgttttgttatcaaatttttttggttgGTGCAAAAAGTGAAGCGAAGTTACCTAATtcaggcagtttttttttcaaactgttttAGTTTCAATAGTTCTTTAGAAAATTTCTTCTTGTAGCCCTATCGCCAGGCAGCTCAACCAAAACACATGGTGCCAGCGAAATGTAAACGCTGGCAGTTGAGCTGTCATTTTTCTCCCCCAGCCGGTCTGCGTGTTGTGCAAATTTCTGACGAAATGTGCTAGTGGAATTTATAAGCATAAAATTGCCTATTTTCccgtattttcaagttgaagaGTCGTGTATTCACCGGGAGTGACTAGTGCATCGTTAAAGGGTTTGATATTGAGTGGTTTCCGGTTGAAATCCAGTCGATTGAAGACGCATCGGGATGAATAATATAACGGCAGCAGATCTGCACCGGCTTCCGGAAACGATCAACTTTCCGGCCGAGGAGGAAAAAGTGCTTCGCTACTGGAAAGATGAAAAGGTGTTCGAGACTTGTCTGAAGCAATCGAAAGGCAAACCGAGGTAAGTTCTTTTTGTGGAAgattgatgatttgttttggttaTTCCTGTActggaaattgtttttttaattatcgtaaagtttgcgccgggggtcttccaATTTTTCCCTTATTTTCAATATGCTTAACTTTTGGCGACTCTAAATCGGAAGTTTTGCAtttcaatcattaaaatcaagGCTGGAAATATTCAGTCAAtgaaattaataattaaaatcatgaattttttggtcctacgccgtttggcctaaagtcatttggcataaagccgtttggcataacgtcgtttggcataaaagtcgtttggcataaagtcgtttggcataatggccgtttggcataatggacgtttggcataatggtcatttggcataatgtccgtttggcataatggccgtttggcataaaaatataaaaatttataaggtaacataaaatgttgctaaacattaaaatacataagtttttttttcaatttaccgatTTTCTAGGTTTAATCAAATCcctaggaaggccccgtgtttctaggtttacccaaagctagggacaatcccctagcccggtccgcaacgcgaagcgtaaggaccatacttcattttagttcgaacgcgaagcgtgaggaggcttcctcgaaattttgatccatcATTTTAGAACGGCCACGTCTTTCTAGGTTTATTCAAAGCCCTAGGAAGGCCctgtgtttctaggtttacccaaagctagggacaatcccctagcccggtccgcaacgcgaagcgtaaggaccatacttcattttagttcgaacgcgaagcgtgaggaggcttcctcgaaattttgatccatcATTTTAGAACGGCCACGTACCCAAAGttagggacaatcccctagcccggtctgcaacgcgaagcgtaaggaccatattttatttcagttcgaacgcgaagcgtgaggaggcttcctcgaaatttttaTCCATCATTTTATGCcaattatgccaaacggccattatgccaaacggccattatgccaaatggccattatgccaaacgaccattatgccaaacggccattatgccaaacgactttatgccaaacgacttttatgccaaacggcgttatgccaaacggctttatgccaaatgactttatgccaatcggtacacaatcgaatttttttattcgtcttgatcgattccattttttttaaactattcatccattccattttttttaaactattcatCCCTGCAGTGATTGCATTGATCAAAAAGTAGATCCTGTTTGATTTTACtaaaagaaaatgcttctttcGAACAAATTTATTATGATGGTGATGGTAGAATCAAACACAAGTTATAGGATTTTATACCTTTCCATCACATGAATTTTGATCCAAAGGAATAAAATACCAGTACAAAAATCTCCTTTTGAGAAACTAATTCGCTTCAAAATTTCGTGTTGCGCGATTTTTATACCTAAATTTTCCgaagaattttagtttttattccatGAAAAATGTAGGAAGGCAAAATCCGAAAATATTCAGATTCGAATCATTGTCGCTCAAAACAAACGTGACACTTTTTGTatatttataggaatttaactggaaattgaaaattttggtatttgaatttttatacatCTTTCTGATACTGAAGGTCCCAATTTACAAAATCGACTATGTCCTACgttttaagtttcaattttttttatatgtatgtATAGAGCCGACTTTTGAAcacatttcaaaagttttggaCTAACCTAATCATCACATTCAATCTTCATTAGGGAATTTGTAACTTCACTAAGATCATCGCTTCACCATTCCCAGGTACACCTTCTACGATGGACCACCATTCGCAACCGGACTACCCCACTACGGGCACATCCTGGCCGGTACGGTGAAGGACATCGTTACTCGGTACGCGCACCAGCAGGGCTACCACGTGGAGCGTCGCTTCGGCTGGGATTGTCACGGTCTTCCGGTGGAGTACGAAATCGACAAAACTCTTAACATCCGCGGTCCGGACGATGTGGCCAAGATGGGCATCGCCGCTTATAATGGCGAGTGTCGCAAGATTGTGATGCGATATGCCAACGAGTGGGAGGAGATTGTCGGTCGGATGGGGCGGTGGATCGATTTTAAGAACGATTACAAGACGCTTTACCCGTGGTACATGGAATCGATTTGGTGGGTTTTCAAGCAGCTATACGTGAAGGGTTTGGTGTATCAGGGCGTTAAAGTTATGCCATATTCGACGGCTTGTACGACGGCGTTGTCTAACTTCGAATCCGGACAGAACTATAAGGAGGTAACCGACCCGGCGGTTTTCATTTCCTTCCCGATTGTTGGTGATAAGGATAAAGCTGCTTTGGTGGGCTGGACGACAACTCCGTGGACTTTGCCATCCAACATGGCTTGTTGCGTTCATCCGGAGTTGATCTACGCCAAGGTGAAAGAACTGAAGACGGGCAATGTTTACGTGATGATGGAGTGTCGCATTGAGTCGTTGTTCAAGGGACCGGAAAACTACGAAATTTTGGAACGTTTCCCTGGCGCCAAGTTGGCCGGGTTGAAATATGAACCGCTGTTTGATTACTTCCGAAAATACGACAAGGTGGCTTTCCGGGTGCTAACAGATGGATACGTTACTGAAGAATCTGGTACAGGTGTTGTTCACCAAGCTCCTTACTTTGGTGAAGACGATTACCGCGTCTGTTTAGCAAATGGTGTGATCACCAGAGATCAGGAGATTGTGTGCCCGGTTGATCCCAGCGGCAAATTTGTCGATCCGGTTACCGATTTTTGTGGCCAGTACGTGAAGGATGCcgataaaaatatcataaagtTGTTGAAGGAAAAGAGTCGCTTGGTGCTGGCTAGCCAAGTTAAGCACAACTATCCGTTTTGCTGGCGATCGGATACACCGCTGATCTATCGCGCTGTTCCTTCTTGGTTTGTTCGGGTAGAACACATGACTAAACAGCTGCTGAATTGCAGTTCGCAGACCTATTGGGTTCCGGATTACGTGAAGGAGAAACGATTTGGTAACTGGCTTCGGGATGCCCGCGACTGGGCCATCAGTCGTAATCGCTACTGGGGTACACCGATGCCATTGTGGATCTCTCCTGATGGACAGGAAGTCGTTTGCATCGGAAGCATTGAAGAGCTGGAGAAGTATTCGGGAATTCGTGTTAACGATCTTCATCGAGAGAGCATCGATCATATCGAAATTCCGTCAGCCATCCCGGGAAATCCTCCGCTCCGTAGGGTTCCAGAAGTTTTCGATTGCTGGTTCGAGTCCGGATCTATGCCTTTCGCTCAGAATCATTACCCATTCGAGAATGCTTCTGACTTCTTGACCAACAACTTCCCAGCTGACTTCATCGCTGAAGGTATCGATCAAACCCGTGGTTGGTTCTACACTTTGCTCGTCGTTTCGACGGCTTTATTCAACAAGCCACCGTTCAAGAATTTGAATTGTACCGGTCTTGTGCTGGCAGCCGATGGTCAAAAAATGAGCAAGCGAAAGAAGAACTACCCGGATCCCATGGAGGTGGTCAACAAGTACGGTGCCGATGCTTTGCGTCTGTACTTGATCAATTCTCCGGTGGTGCGAGCTGAAAATTTGCGGTAACGTTTAATCACTTAATCATTTGATGTTGATCTCATTTATTCCTTAAATTCACAGCTTCAAGGAAGAAGGCGTCAAGGACATTATCAAGGACGTTTTCCTGCCGTGGTTCAATGCTTTCCGATTTCTGTTGCAGAACATCGATCGCTTCGAGAAGGAAGATAAAGTGGTTTATCGTTATGATGCAGTGAGACACGCAGAAAAACGATCCACCAACGTGATGGATGTTTGGATTACTTCGTTCAAGGAATCGCTACTGGAATTTGTGTCCACTGAGATGAAGGCTTACCATCTTTATACTGTTGTACCGAGGCTGACCAAGTTTATCGATCAGCTAACCAACTGGTACGTACGAATGAATCGTAAGCGCATTAAGGGCGAGTTTGGTGTTGAAGATTGCTATCATGCGCTGGACACTTTGTACGATGTTTTACTAGCCATGGTTAAGATGATGGCTCCATTCACGCCGTATTTAACCGAGTTCATGTTCCAACGTTTGAGACTTTTGAACAAGGAGAAAATCGAGGGAAGCGTTCACTTCCAAATGATGCCAACTTCTATCAAAAAGTACATCAATGAACCGATCGAAAGGGCCGTATCACGGATGCAGGCCGTTGTCGAGCTGGGAAGAGTCATGCGCGATAGAAGAACCGTCCCGATTAAGTATCCATTGACGGAAGTCATCGTTATTCATCAGAGTCAGGAATATCTGGATGACATCAAGTCTTTGCAGAATTTTATCTTGGATGAGTTGAACGTGAGAAAAATCACTCTCAGTTCCGATAAGCAGAATATGGCGTCAAATTGCGTGCTGAACCGGATCACAAGGTTCTGGGAATTCGTTTGAAGAATGATTTCAAACAAGTTATTCAAGCTGTTAAGGCCTTAACTGACGAACAAATTGCACAACAGTTGAAGGTCGGTTTCTTCACCGTTTTGGGCCACCGCATCGAGTTGAACGAACTACGGTTGATCTACCAGTTTGATGAGAAACAATCCGGTGGTCAAAATTACGAAGCTCACAGCGATAACGATGTTCTGGTACTTCTGGACATGACTCCAAACGAAGAGTTAATGAAAGAGGGCGTAGCTCGAGAAATTATTAATCGCATTCAAAAGCTAAAGAAAAAGGCCAAGTTGATCCCTACTGATCCAGTTCTGATTTATTACACCGTTAGTAAGCCGGGTGAAATCGAGAGCGTTGCCAAGAGTCACCAGGAATTCATCGTCAACACCGTTAAATCCCCTTTCCTACCATTTGGACCGGAAGCCGCTTCGAAGCAAGTGCTTATTGAAGAATCCCAAGAACTCAAGGGAGTTCAATTGAACTTGGTTATCTGCAGTCCGAAAGACCGCCCTTTCCCGGCCAGCAAATGGATCAATCTACATCTAGATGAAAATATTCCCCCTAGATATCAGTCCACTCTATCCCGAACTGCAACCCTGCTGCTAACCAACGTCAATGGAAACCTTCTTACCCTCGAACAACTATCGCAAGAAATCAACGCTCTATTCGGATTAAACGATCAACGCTACAACATTCTGACCTCGAATGGAAAACCACTCACAAAAATCGATCCCTCCCTGCACCAGCAAACCCTCTACATCACCCGATCCCAGCAGGTTCCGAAAAACTTTGCCCCCTCCAAAGCACCGTACTGTGCCTTCCGAAACGTGGAGTACAAGGGCCGCAAAACGACAGTGCTGGAGGAAAATCCCGTCGGAAATGCCCTTAACGTGAATCAACTGTGCAAGGGTTTGTTTCCCGATTCGAAGCAGTTGAAGTTGAATTGAACCgatctttttttactttgcttTTAAAATCGTCACTTGTTCATTAATAATCGCAGTTAAAACTTAGCATTAACtctaaacaaaaatgaattaaaaataaaacatttaagtTATCCGGTTTATGTCCAAGCAATTTGGCGTTGTTTTTgcttattcaaaagaaaatctttACTTTTGGGAAACGTTTAAATTGATCTCTATTGGGGAAAATACTAAGGATGAGAGTGTCTGAAGTagtgaattttaagttttttatttccaaaatgtagCAATAATTTTTACCAATGTGACCATTTGACAATCctgattattttgttaatttgtgacAATGTTCACAATCTAAggaatttactttttttgttataggaatttaacccattatgGCCATTCTTCCTCAACTAAGGAATTTAGACTTTTGTGGAATGTTTGGCCATTTTGACAATATGGACttctttatatttaattttttgatgaaaaggtatgaccattttcatatttatagACAATTTCGACGactttgacaatttgaaaattttgataacttcttcaatttgacAAATAGTTTTGATAATGTTGGTAATTGTACAAtagtttcgacaattttggactttgtgacaaattttacagtttttacaattatgattattattattaatatttatcaaaGACCCTGTAACAATTGTCATTCGGGTCAAAGCAATTATGatagttttaacaattttgatcgAACAAAACATCGGTggcatttttgataattttaagatttcgAGTATTTCGATAATGatacaaatatcaaaaatttcaacaaaaatgcaATGTGTAATTGAcgatattgccaaaaaaaaaaaataaataaataaataaaaaatgacaaaattttgtaaaatttaaaaaaaaatccaaaaatgacaaaagtaacaaaaacgacaaaaattgcaataattacccataaaaatgaaaaaaaaattacgacaatatgacaaaaatgaaaaaattacaaaaaggacaaacatgacaaaaaattttaaataaatttaatttacaaacttttttaaatcttatatataaaaatggaggcattttctttgtaataacatcacgtatgaacggtcggtcggaatgaagtgaaatttggtatccgagggtttttcgggtcagagatggtttgtataatagtttcaaggatctcactttttatggaaggtggtgctaatacaaattcaactttatttgttacgatttccataagaatctattcgcgagcacgatgcagttaaagacgtgtagatgaaattaaacatttgttacgatttatactttagaaggtaaaacgaagtttaccgggtcagctagtttacatacaaaataaaaaaaatccttaattgacaaaagtatcaaaatttgcaacatttttcaatatttacaaaacttacaaaatatacaattgAAAAGAAagtcatcaaaaataatttccagAATGGTACCTTAGATGTCtaagcaaaataacaaaatatcaagattaaattatttttcgagtatttataagttgaaaatcatttaaaaaaaatatgaaattagaCCATATTGATAACGttgataacattttcaaaattaacaaattgtcGAAagtatcaaaaacatgattataaaagtttataaaaaaagtcAAGTCAATTGAAATTTAGGAAATGACAAGTTCAAACAATTATCAATGTagtttacttacttacttacttaatgatcccgcgccgatcctccggtgcatagggccgtggtaaaagacctccactgttgacgatccggagccagcgtcttcacctggtcccagtcaagattctcgtcgacagttcggatttcagcggctaggcttcgccgccacgaatttctgggtctgcctcttcttcgatgaccttctggattccaatctagcgcctttctgcaaatctcgttttcatcttttcgcagcgtgtgcccaatccatctccacttacgttcccgaatctcgatttctagcgccctttgatgacaccggcgatgtaattcctcattcgagatccagttgccaggccaccaagcgcggatgatattccgcaggcagcggtttacaaatacttgcagttttcgcgtcgtcaccgcatatgtgcaccaagtttcgcacccgtacagcaaaacggatttgacgtttgagttgaagattcggattttcgttcgtagagagatctggcgtgaccgccagatgtttcggagactcgcaaacgcaaatcgggcctttctgattcgggtttcgatgtctttcctggtaccaccatcaggcgttatctggctaccaagatactggaagcactccactttctcaacttgttgcccagctaccatgaaactggagggattttctgtgttgatctccatcgacttggtctttccaacattgactttgagacctgctgccttggaactttcggtgaggtcgtcgagtttgctctgcatatctggttgtgtttgggctagcaaaacaatatcgtcagccaggtcaaggtcgttcagttgctccattgttgatgtagtttatttaccaaattttgtatctTTAGGATAATACAATCAAAAGTCCCCTCagtgaaaattgataaacgaAGGAAGGCTTAATCAACAGTTGAAGAAGCATCCACATTTCGTCGAAAGTGCTACTCATAAACTAAGTAAAATTGGTGTAGAAACCGACCGAAACCAACACTtttcataattaaatcaataatttaggAAAACTAACAATCGACCGAGACAACGACGACGTCCCTACTCCTTTAGGAAACgcctttcattcaaatttaaaaactcgatccgtcaaacaaaactaGCCCCGCAGGCGATGTCGGTTTCGATCTCTCgaagaatggggggatgaatgGGACGAAACCAACCAGTTTCATATCCTAGTTCCAGTTTGAGGGCCAGATTGCGCTGCATCCTGTGTTTATCTAACATAATTATAATAGTTAAAATAAACAATCCTGGCGCTGCTTCCTGATGATTGCTGATGGCGAGATAGACGTCTCCGATGACAATATTGTTGCCGGGGACCTCAAAAATAGGAGAAGCtagaagttgttttttttttttgtatttttatgaaaaatttggtaCTTGTTTCCATTTATGACTTTgtattaaattcaatttcattacattgttcttaaaatttaagaacccattaaaatactaaatcgaaaatttttttctcactttttaaaattttaggagAAATCAATATTCGAATTATTAACCCAAGTTCAGTGACGTTTACCCTATCAAAAGCTCTAATCCAATGTGTGTTTTAGCTATAGCGTCGAAATTTCGGCACAACACATGGACCAAAGTGTTTTGGAAAACAAAAGACAGCAGCTGTCGAAGGATTTCCGTAAACATACGCGTCGAAAAACCAGACGACGCTCCAACTTTCATGCTCCATGCTTCCGGGCATCATCATCAATGCCCGACCGGGTTGTTGTTTAATTGAGTTTCCCATCGGTTCATTACTGTTCCCACTCTTACTTTAGAACCGGATCGAGGAACAGCTTTATGTTTGAATATGCTGAAAATAtgtgaatttttaatgattggATGATGTCGTTCTGTTCCAGActtcaattaattatttttcatttcattttcgaGAAGAGTTGATTCAAATATGGGGAGATCGACTCCCAAATTCATCAGTTGTCTTTAACGAAGAAAACCCATTCCTAACTCAAGTAAGCTCAAATCTTTACCACCAGTTACAATGTGATGGAGAAAAATCGCGAccaagattgaaaattttgaaaaccgccATCCATTGTTTGTCGCATACTTAAACCGGAAGAAAACTTGAACAATAAAACCGAACGCTTTTTGAATGGAAGCGGTTTGAATCAGATATGAATAAATTAATACGACGAGATTTACGATAGGGTAGGTGACTACTTTTGGATAATGTgtgatttatttaaattgttacCTGCGGTTCTTTGGAGGCATTTTACTTAACTCATTAAACTTATGTCATTTGTTTGCTGCGAAAAGGAAATTCAATTGGGGAACTCCGTAATTTGTAATGCTTTATCTCAACAAACActgatttttttggtaaatttggcGAGTCATGTTTCTAAACCTAAAGTTTAGGCGAAAAAGCATCTACTTGGTATTGTATTTGGTCGTCTTTGGAATATCAATATTGATTGAAGAGGGAAAATCTTAAAATCAGAACCCAGAAGTatgatttgaataatttacttttttttttttaatttatcgatatttttttggaaagttttatacgaatttgtttatttagattaaaaccgtttttgaaagccttttggaaatttttgttacTCTTTaccattttatgaattttccaattattttttgaaactgaATAAAGAAGAAGATGATAATCGCTCCGACCTTCCGCgagaattttttcttgaatttatcGTGCATTCAGAAACAGAATGCAGGTTTTGAGTTGTTATTTTCAACGTTtacagtaaataaaaaaaatattaaaagaatcTGTTCAATCGATCAAATAGGTACATTCCAAATTAGTTACTGATTTAGGGAATTAGGATATTATCCATAAATCAGTAACTTATTTTGAATGTATTTAACTCATTTAACTCATAAAACCTATTATCCATTAATTCATAACTTATCACTTTGATTaagaaaaatcgtttatgtcattacaaatgaaatattttttttaagaaatcgatttcagcctcaattttatGTTGTGATTCTTGTTCTTCTCAATGCTTAACTTTACATTtaaaagggttttgataaattactcaAGGCCaccaaattcacatttttccgaggtgcaaagattTTAAGAGCTAGTCTGGAATTCAAATATGCATTATATTTTTATCTAtcaggttttattttttaatttacttttaaaaataggttacctttatgatcaagaaaactcgttaaatccgtcagaatagagactgatcaatgccACCCCAAagtatcaaattctgaacagagacgaaaacgatttttaaatcaaattttacgtGGTCTAATattttctgcatccatgtttcacgttcataggagtccagtactggtttaaaaaatacaaaacatgccACAATTCCCTTAACAGaacaaataatcgaaatatattgaaaaaagtgatcaatattaccccggattacggtatatacaaagtgtcggtatgtttagtgttaagttGATTTTGAGAGCCACTGTTTAAGCCCACTTTCTCTAGCCCGATATAAGCCATTAGAATGTAGAAACCTCCCAATGGCCCTGCCTTGTTCCTTTACTTAGCTAGCTACTAGAACATGGATTTTGCTCATCTAGGGGGAAACCCCTTGAAGAGACGTTTCCTTCCCCAAAACTCCTACCTCAACACCAAAACCCTTCTTCCGGGGGATCTCTCAAGGACGTCGTAACGAT
This sequence is a window from Uranotaenia lowii strain MFRU-FL chromosome 3, ASM2978415v1, whole genome shotgun sequence. Protein-coding genes within it:
- the LOC129755344 gene encoding LOW QUALITY PROTEIN: isoleucine--tRNA ligase, cytoplasmic-like (The sequence of the model RefSeq protein was modified relative to this genomic sequence to represent the inferred CDS: inserted 1 base in 1 codon), giving the protein MNNITAADLHRLPETINFPAEEEKVLRYWKDEKVFETCLKQSKGKPRYTFYDGPPFATGLPHYGHILAGTVKDIVTRYAHQQGYHVERRFGWDCHGLPVEYEIDKTLNIRGPDDVAKMGIAAYNGECRKIVMRYANEWEEIVGRMGRWIDFKNDYKTLYPWYMESIWWVFKQLYVKGLVYQGVKVMPYSTACTTALSNFESGQNYKEVTDPAVFISFPIVGDKDKAALVGWTTTPWTLPSNMACCVHPELIYAKVKELKTGNVYVMMECRIESLFKGPENYEILERFPGAKLAGLKYEPLFDYFRKYDKVAFRVLTDGYVTEESGTGVVHQAPYFGEDDYRVCLANGVITRDQEIVCPVDPSGKFVDPVTDFCGQYVKDADKNIIKLLKEKSRLVLASQVKHNYPFCWRSDTPLIYRAVPSWFVRVEHMTKQLLNCSSQTYWVPDYVKEKRFGNWLRDARDWAISRNRYWGTPMPLWISPDGQEVVCIGSIEELEKYSGIRVNDLHRESIDHIEIPSAIPGNPPLRRVPEVFDCWFESGSMPFAQNHYPFENASDFLTNNFPADFIAEGIDQTRGWFYTLLVVSTALFNKPPFKNLNCTGLVLAADGQKMSKRKKNYPDPMEVVNKYGADALRLYLINSPVVRAENLRFKEEGVKDIIKDVFLPWFNAFRFLLQNIDRFEKEDKVVYRYDAVRHAEKRSTNVMDVWITSFKESLLEFVSTEMKAYHLYTVVPRLTKFIDQLTNWYVRMNRKRIKGEFGVEDCYHALDTLYDVLLAMVKMMAPFTPYLTEFMFQRLRLLNKEKIEGSVHFQMMPTSIKKYINEPIERAVSRMQAVVELGRVMRDRRTVPIKYPLTEVIVIHQSQEYLDDIKSLQNFILDELNVRKITLSSDKQXYGVKLRAEPDHKVLGIRLKNDFKQVIQAVKALTDEQIAQQLKVGFFTVLGHRIELNELRLIYQFDEKQSGGQNYEAHSDNDVLVLLDMTPNEELMKEGVAREIINRIQKLKKKAKLIPTDPVLIYYTVSKPGEIESVAKSHQEFIVNTVKSPFLPFGPEAASKQVLIEESQELKGVQLNLVICSPKDRPFPASKWINLHLDENIPPRYQSTLSRTATLLLTNVNGNLLTLEQLSQEINALFGLNDQRYNILTSNGKPLTKIDPSLHQQTLYITRSQQVPKNFAPSKAPYCAFRNVEYKGRKTTVLEENPVGNALNVNQLCKGLFPDSKQLKLN